A window of the Fuscovulum sp. genome harbors these coding sequences:
- a CDS encoding MBL fold metallo-hydrolase, translating into MPSPDKPFPRPDSQPRLRTILAPNAAPLTFRGTNTYILGSGRVAVIDPGPDLPAHLDAILAALDPGEAVSHILVTHPHRDHSALAPALAGATGAPILAFGTATEGRSPLMQNLAAAGLTAGGDGLDLAFLPDQRLGDGETLTGPDWQVTALHTPGHLGSHLCFSAGAWLFSGDHVMGWSSSVISPPDGDMRSYMDALHRIDRPDWALFLPGHGDPIPNPRARVRTLITHRRDREAQIMAALLRGPADAETLTRQIYTDLPPALLPAARQNVLAHLLDLQEKNQVSAPTPLHPTARFHLI; encoded by the coding sequence ATGCCATCGCCCGACAAACCCTTCCCCCGGCCTGACAGCCAGCCGCGCCTGCGCACCATCCTCGCCCCCAATGCCGCGCCGCTCACCTTTCGCGGCACCAATACCTATATCCTCGGCTCCGGGCGCGTCGCCGTGATCGACCCCGGCCCTGACCTTCCCGCCCATCTGGACGCCATCCTCGCCGCCCTTGATCCGGGCGAGGCGGTCAGCCACATCCTCGTCACCCATCCCCACCGCGACCACTCCGCCCTTGCCCCGGCCCTGGCCGGCGCCACCGGCGCCCCGATCCTCGCCTTCGGCACGGCGACCGAGGGGCGCTCCCCTCTGATGCAAAACCTTGCCGCAGCCGGGCTGACCGCTGGCGGTGACGGGTTGGACCTCGCCTTCCTGCCAGACCAGCGGCTAGGGGATGGCGAAACACTCACCGGCCCCGACTGGCAGGTCACCGCCTTGCACACCCCCGGCCATCTGGGCAGCCATCTGTGTTTTTCCGCCGGGGCCTGGCTCTTTTCCGGCGATCATGTGATGGGATGGAGCAGTTCGGTCATCTCGCCCCCCGATGGCGACATGCGCAGCTATATGGACGCGCTGCACCGGATCGACCGGCCTGACTGGGCGCTGTTCCTGCCCGGCCATGGCGATCCGATCCCCAATCCGCGGGCCCGCGTCCGCACGTTGATTACCCACCGACGCGACCGCGAGGCACAGATCATGGCCGCCCTGTTGCGTGGCCCGGCCGATGCCGAAACCCTCACCCGCCAAATCTATACCGACCTTCCGCCCGCGCTCCTGCCCGCCGCGCGCCAGAATGTTCTGGCCCACCTTCTTGATCTGCAAGAGAAAAACCAAGTCTCCGCCCCCACGCCCCTGCACCCGACCGCACGCTTTCACCTGATCTGA
- a CDS encoding CAP domain-containing protein → MSRLPLILTLLLALGPAQAMACRQPDGAAGMADATLSAINAEREQRGMAPLSPDPRLTDAALAHACDSAARNRMSHDGSDGSDLGDRVKREGYRYRAIAENVAAGYRTPGSVVQGWMTSSGHRRNILTRNARDVGLGIATAGDGTLHWVLNLGTER, encoded by the coding sequence ATGTCCCGCCTTCCGCTGATCCTGACCCTGCTCCTCGCCCTCGGCCCCGCGCAGGCCATGGCTTGCCGCCAACCCGACGGCGCGGCAGGCATGGCAGACGCCACCCTCTCTGCCATCAATGCCGAACGTGAGCAGCGCGGCATGGCCCCCCTCAGCCCCGATCCACGCCTGACCGACGCCGCCCTCGCCCATGCCTGCGACAGCGCCGCGCGCAACCGGATGAGCCATGACGGCAGCGATGGCAGCGATCTCGGCGACCGGGTAAAGCGGGAAGGCTACCGCTACCGCGCCATCGCCGAAAACGTCGCCGCAGGCTACCGGACGCCCGGTTCCGTGGTGCAAGGCTGGATGACGTCCTCAGGCCACCGCCGCAACATCCTCACCCGCAACGCCCGCGACGTGGGCCTCGGCATCGCCACCGCCGGCGATGGAACCCTGCATTGGGTGCTGAACCTGGGCACCGAACGCTAG
- a CDS encoding ABC transporter permease subunit: MAAPVAAGLAGTALPALRDGAAAFTTLAEWPGLPRAAALSIGTGLASTFISLVLTLLILAAFAGTTTFARIRRMIAPLLSVPHAAAALGLAFLIAPSGWIARTLSPWLTGWDQPPNLLILNDPYGISLTLGLIAKELPFLLLMALAALPQIDADRRLATAATLGYGRLAGFALTTLPALYAQLRLPVYAVLAYGMTVVDMAMILGPSLPPTLSTQIVLWMAEASLMQRDTAAAAALLQCALVLAALGFWRLAEIAGRRLLIAMAFHGQRYAGLDRPAAAAALTATLVTAGSLTLGLAGLALWSVAGLWQFPDALPASLTLRNWATALPSLSTTFSTTLAIATIATLIALALTLACLQAEAQLRLTPTTRALTLLYLPLLVPQVAFLPGLQVIAFSTGVEGHLPAVAAAHLIFVLPYVFLSLAGPFRAWDTRIAISAATMGATESRIFWRLRLPMLLAPVLTACAVGIAVSVGQYLPTLLIGGGRIETLTTEAVALSSGGNRRLIGAYAMLQLAVPALAFAAALALPALIWRNRRAMRGLA; the protein is encoded by the coding sequence ATGGCCGCCCCGGTCGCTGCCGGGCTGGCAGGAACTGCCCTTCCTGCCCTGCGCGACGGCGCCGCCGCCTTCACCACATTGGCCGAATGGCCCGGCCTTCCCCGCGCGGCAGCCCTGTCCATCGGCACCGGCCTTGCCTCCACCTTCATCTCTCTCGTCCTCACCCTGCTCATCCTTGCGGCCTTTGCGGGCACCACCACCTTCGCCCGCATCCGCCGGATGATCGCGCCGCTCCTGTCCGTGCCCCATGCCGCCGCAGCGCTGGGTCTGGCCTTCCTGATCGCGCCTTCAGGCTGGATCGCCCGCACCCTCTCACCCTGGCTGACCGGCTGGGATCAGCCCCCCAACCTCTTGATCCTGAACGATCCTTACGGCATCTCCCTGACGCTTGGCCTGATCGCCAAGGAATTGCCCTTCCTTCTTCTGATGGCCCTCGCCGCCCTGCCACAGATCGACGCCGACCGCCGCCTCGCTACAGCTGCCACGCTGGGATATGGCCGCCTCGCGGGCTTTGCCCTCACCACCCTGCCCGCGCTCTATGCCCAACTGCGCCTGCCGGTCTATGCGGTGCTCGCCTATGGCATGACCGTGGTCGACATGGCGATGATCCTCGGCCCCTCACTGCCCCCCACCCTCTCCACCCAGATTGTGCTCTGGATGGCCGAGGCCAGCCTGATGCAGCGCGACACCGCCGCCGCCGCTGCCCTGCTACAATGCGCGCTGGTGCTGGCGGCGCTCGGTTTCTGGCGGCTGGCAGAGATCGCAGGTCGCCGCCTGCTCATCGCCATGGCCTTCCACGGCCAGCGCTATGCAGGCCTTGACCGCCCCGCCGCCGCTGCCGCGCTCACCGCCACCCTTGTCACCGCAGGCAGCCTGACCCTTGGCCTCGCGGGCCTTGCCCTGTGGTCCGTCGCCGGGTTGTGGCAGTTCCCCGACGCCCTTCCCGCAAGCCTGACGCTGCGCAACTGGGCCACCGCCCTGCCCTCGCTCAGCACCACCTTCAGCACGACCCTTGCCATCGCGACCATCGCCACGCTGATCGCCCTCGCCCTCACCCTCGCCTGTCTTCAGGCCGAGGCGCAGCTGCGCCTCACCCCCACCACCCGCGCGCTGACCCTGCTCTATCTGCCGCTTCTGGTGCCGCAGGTGGCCTTCCTGCCCGGGCTGCAAGTCATCGCCTTCTCCACCGGGGTAGAGGGGCATCTTCCCGCCGTCGCCGCCGCGCATCTGATCTTCGTGCTGCCTTACGTCTTTCTCTCCCTCGCCGGGCCCTTCCGCGCCTGGGATACCCGCATCGCCATCAGCGCCGCCACCATGGGCGCAACGGAATCCCGCATCTTCTGGCGCCTGCGCCTGCCCATGCTGCTCGCCCCGGTGCTGACGGCCTGCGCGGTGGGCATCGCCGTCTCTGTCGGGCAATACCTGCCGACGCTGCTGATCGGTGGCGGCCGCATCGAAACCCTCACGACCGAGGCGGTGGCTCTCTCCTCCGGCGGCAATCGCCGCCTGATCGGGGCCTATGCGATGCTGCAACTGGCAGTGCCCGCATTGGCCTTTGCTGCAGCCCTCGCCTTGCCCGCCCTCATCTGGCGCAACCGCCGCGCCATGCGGGGGCTGGCATGA
- a CDS encoding CDP-alcohol phosphatidyltransferase family protein yields MLDGMMRRVIDAPLDRAGKKLAAQGVTANGVTLAGLALGIVAAAILAFGGPGWAALLLLLAGRVADGLDGAVARATAKTDFGGYLDIVADFLFYAAIPLAFVLRDPGENGVAGAFLLASFYVNGASFLGYAVLAEKRGMQTRARGEKSLYFTAGLLEGTETIVFFVLLCLWPAGFAPLAWVFGALCFVTAGARVWLAARTFR; encoded by the coding sequence ATGCTGGACGGGATGATGCGGCGGGTGATTGATGCGCCGCTGGACCGGGCCGGGAAAAAACTGGCAGCGCAAGGGGTTACGGCCAATGGTGTGACGCTGGCGGGGTTGGCGCTGGGGATTGTGGCGGCGGCGATCCTTGCGTTTGGCGGGCCGGGATGGGCGGCGCTGCTGCTGCTTCTGGCCGGGCGGGTGGCGGATGGGCTGGACGGGGCGGTGGCGCGGGCGACGGCCAAGACGGATTTCGGCGGATACCTTGATATCGTTGCGGATTTTCTGTTCTACGCGGCCATTCCGCTGGCATTTGTGCTGCGTGATCCGGGGGAAAACGGCGTTGCGGGGGCGTTTCTGCTGGCCTCGTTCTATGTGAACGGGGCGAGTTTTCTGGGCTATGCGGTGCTGGCCGAAAAGCGGGGGATGCAGACGCGGGCACGGGGGGAGAAGTCGCTGTACTTTACAGCGGGTTTGCTGGAAGGCACGGAAACGATTGTGTTTTTCGTGCTGCTTTGCCTGTGGCCCGCGGGCTTTGCGCCGCTGGCCTGGGTGTTCGGGGCGTTGTGTTTCGTGACAGCCGGGGCGCGGGTCTGGCTGGCGGCGCGGACCTTTCGCTGA
- a CDS encoding ATP-binding protein, translating to MARKSFLPRGLYGRAALILIVPIVTIQLVVSVTFIQRHFERVTQQLTGGVAAELRLLLDEAEAAESAAAAAARLMALSGPLDLRVALPSRDAVPEADRTEWLDLSGRVVIRTLRDEFPALAPVDLIEGDGLVRLHLPTRWGDLAVTVNRARMSATNPHQLLVLMIVTSALMTVIAYLFLSNQLRPIARMSLAAEAFGKGQVIPYTPRGATEVRAAGHAFLDMRARIERQIEQRTLMLSGVSHDLRTPLTRLRLGLAMLPEDEETQALLGDVAEMERLVDEFLSFARGDATEAVEPVDPAALAQRVVENAVRIGGRVEFRQPGRVQAVPLRPQAVTRALENLVNNALRYGKQAQVTLEMGTNWLRFTVEDDGPGIPAARRAEAVVPFSRLDAARDPNRGGGVGLGLSIAADIARSHGGELRLGRSEALGGLKAELLLAR from the coding sequence ATGGCCCGCAAGTCCTTCCTGCCCCGTGGTCTTTATGGCCGCGCCGCCCTGATCCTGATCGTGCCGATTGTCACGATCCAGCTGGTCGTGTCGGTGACGTTCATCCAGCGTCATTTCGAGCGGGTGACGCAGCAGCTGACCGGTGGGGTGGCGGCTGAGTTGCGGCTTTTGCTGGATGAGGCCGAGGCGGCGGAAAGCGCGGCGGCGGCGGCGGCGCGGCTGATGGCGCTGAGCGGGCCGCTGGATCTGCGGGTGGCGTTGCCGTCGCGCGATGCGGTGCCCGAGGCGGACCGGACGGAATGGCTGGACCTGTCGGGGCGGGTGGTGATCCGGACGCTGCGGGATGAGTTCCCGGCGCTGGCCCCGGTGGATCTGATCGAGGGGGATGGTTTGGTGCGGCTGCATCTGCCGACCCGTTGGGGTGATCTGGCGGTGACGGTGAACCGGGCGCGGATGTCGGCCACCAATCCGCATCAGTTGCTGGTGCTGATGATCGTCACCTCGGCCCTGATGACGGTGATCGCCTATCTGTTCCTGTCCAATCAGTTGCGCCCGATTGCCCGCATGTCGTTGGCGGCAGAGGCGTTCGGCAAGGGGCAGGTGATCCCCTATACCCCGCGTGGGGCGACAGAGGTGCGCGCGGCGGGACATGCGTTTCTGGATATGCGGGCAAGGATCGAGCGGCAGATTGAACAGCGCACATTGATGCTGTCGGGGGTGAGCCATGATCTGCGCACGCCGCTGACGCGGTTGCGGCTTGGCCTTGCGATGCTGCCCGAGGATGAGGAGACGCAGGCCCTTTTGGGGGACGTGGCCGAGATGGAGCGGCTGGTGGATGAGTTCCTGTCCTTTGCCCGTGGGGATGCGACCGAGGCGGTGGAGCCTGTGGATCCGGCGGCGCTAGCGCAGCGGGTGGTGGAGAATGCGGTCCGGATCGGCGGGCGGGTGGAGTTTCGCCAGCCGGGGCGGGTGCAGGCTGTGCCGCTGCGTCCGCAGGCGGTGACGCGGGCGCTGGAAAACCTTGTCAACAACGCGTTGCGCTATGGCAAGCAGGCGCAGGTGACGCTGGAGATGGGGACGAACTGGCTGCGCTTTACGGTAGAGGATGACGGGCCGGGCATTCCTGCGGCGCGGCGGGCCGAGGCGGTGGTGCCTTTCAGCCGGCTGGACGCGGCGCGCGATCCGAACCGGGGGGGTGGGGTGGGGCTTGGCCTGTCGATCGCGGCAGACATCGCCCGCAGCCATGGCGGCGAATTGCGGCTGGGCCGGAGTGAGGCTTTGGGCGGGCTGAAGGCGGAATTGCTGCTTGCCCGTTAG
- a CDS encoding ABC transporter substrate-binding protein — MQRRDALRLLASLPVFAGFSTKALAEEWDSILEQAKGQTVYWHAWGGDPKINDFITWIGDTAMERHGVSLEHVKLASTADAVARVLAEQQAGQTTGGAVDLIWINGENFAAMKAQGLLFGPFAETLPNWPLVDTVGKPATVTDFTLPTGGYESPWAMAQLVFEYDTARLASPPTTLAALADWAIANPGRFTYPQPPDYLGTTFLKQVAYGVMADPTLLQSPVDEAAYDTQTAPLWAFLDRLHPALWREAKAFPQNEPALGQLLADGEVDIAFAFNPGRASAEIAAGTLPDTVRTFVLDGGTIGNASFVAIPFNAAHQAGAMVMANLILDPEVQARAQDPAILGFQTVLNIPALATEDRARFDALELGIATLSPADLGPVLLEPHASWMTRIAQDWAARYGVAQ; from the coding sequence ATGCAAAGACGCGACGCCCTCCGCCTTCTCGCCAGCCTGCCCGTCTTTGCGGGGTTTTCGACAAAAGCCCTTGCTGAAGAATGGGATAGCATCCTGGAACAGGCCAAGGGGCAGACGGTCTACTGGCACGCCTGGGGCGGCGATCCCAAGATCAACGATTTCATAACCTGGATCGGCGACACCGCGATGGAACGCCATGGGGTCAGCCTCGAACATGTCAAACTTGCCTCCACCGCCGATGCTGTCGCCCGCGTTCTGGCGGAACAGCAGGCCGGGCAAACCACGGGCGGCGCGGTCGATCTCATCTGGATCAACGGCGAAAATTTTGCCGCGATGAAGGCGCAGGGTCTTCTCTTCGGTCCCTTTGCGGAAACCCTGCCGAACTGGCCGCTGGTCGATACAGTGGGCAAACCCGCCACGGTGACCGATTTCACCTTGCCGACGGGGGGATATGAATCCCCCTGGGCCATGGCGCAACTGGTGTTCGAATACGACACCGCCCGCCTTGCCAGCCCGCCCACAACCCTTGCCGCGCTGGCCGATTGGGCCATCGCCAACCCCGGCCGCTTCACCTATCCCCAACCGCCCGATTACCTTGGCACCACCTTCCTCAAGCAGGTCGCCTATGGCGTGATGGCCGATCCCACCCTCCTGCAATCCCCGGTGGATGAGGCGGCCTATGACACCCAGACCGCGCCGCTCTGGGCCTTTCTCGACCGTCTCCACCCGGCGCTCTGGCGCGAGGCAAAGGCCTTCCCGCAGAACGAACCCGCCCTCGGCCAGTTGCTGGCTGATGGCGAGGTCGACATCGCTTTCGCCTTCAACCCCGGCCGCGCCAGTGCTGAGATCGCCGCCGGAACCCTGCCCGACACGGTCCGCACTTTCGTGCTCGATGGGGGCACCATCGGCAACGCCTCCTTCGTCGCCATCCCCTTCAACGCCGCACATCAGGCGGGGGCCATGGTCATGGCCAATTTGATCCTGGATCCCGAAGTGCAGGCCCGTGCGCAGGATCCCGCGATCCTCGGCTTCCAGACGGTGCTGAACATTCCGGCCCTCGCCACTGAGGACCGCGCCCGGTTCGACGCGCTGGAACTTGGCATCGCCACCCTGTCGCCTGCCGATCTCGGCCCTGTCTTGCTGGAACCGCATGCCAGCTGGATGACACGCATCGCGCAGGATTGGGCCGCACGCTACGGGGTTGCCCAGTGA
- a CDS encoding ATP-binding cassette domain-containing protein, protein MTGTLDLQNLKITLGDRTLVDLTLAIPAGQIVTIMGPSGAGKSTALAAITGTLAPGFRMSGRIMLNEKDISALPTRARSIGLLFQDAVLFPHLSVGQNLAFALPAPIRGRANRQARVDDALASAGLAGFANRDPATLSGGQKARVALLRTLLAEPCALLLDEPFSRLDADLRAQIRSFVFDRAAQAGIPTLLVTHDIEDARAAGGPVVDTFGNPLPP, encoded by the coding sequence ATGACAGGCACGCTCGATCTGCAAAACCTTAAGATCACCTTGGGCGACCGCACGCTGGTCGACCTGACCCTCGCCATCCCGGCAGGCCAGATCGTCACCATCATGGGGCCATCCGGCGCGGGCAAGTCCACGGCGCTGGCCGCCATCACCGGAACGCTTGCCCCCGGCTTTCGCATGTCGGGCCGTATCATGCTGAATGAAAAAGACATTTCCGCCCTGCCCACCCGCGCCCGCAGCATCGGCCTGCTGTTTCAGGATGCGGTCCTGTTCCCCCATCTGTCGGTCGGCCAAAACCTTGCCTTCGCCCTGCCCGCCCCGATCCGGGGGCGCGCGAACCGTCAGGCGCGCGTCGATGACGCGCTTGCCTCGGCGGGGCTGGCAGGCTTTGCCAACCGCGACCCGGCCACCCTGTCCGGCGGCCAGAAGGCCCGCGTGGCCCTTCTGCGCACCTTGCTCGCTGAACCTTGCGCGCTGCTGCTGGATGAACCCTTCTCCCGCCTTGATGCCGACCTGCGCGCCCAGATCCGCAGCTTTGTCTTCGACCGCGCCGCACAGGCGGGCATCCCCACCCTGCTTGTCACCCATGATATCGAAGACGCCCGCGCCGCCGGCGGCCCCGTCGTCGACACCTTCGGCAACCCGCTGCCACCCTGA